aagatggttaaaattgatgggaagatggatggagccaaatacaggaccattctggaagaaaacctgatggagtctgcaaaagaccggagactgggacggagatttgtcttccaacaagacaatgatccaaaacataaagcaacatctacaatggaatggttcaaaattaaacatatccaggtgttagaatggccaagtcaaagtccagacctgaatccaatcgagaatctgtggaaagaactgaaaactgctgttcacaaatgctctccatccaacctcactgagctcgagctgttttgcaaggaggaatgggaaaaaatttcagtctctcgatgtgcaaaactgatagagacataccccaagcgacttacagctgtaatcgcagcaaaaggtggcgctacaaagtattaacttaagggggctgaataattttgcacgcccaattttacagtttttgatttgttaaaaaagtttgaaatatccaataaatgtcattccacttcatgattgtgtcccacttgttgttgattcttcacaaaaaaatacagttttatatctttatgtttgaagcctgaaatgtggcaaaaggtcgcaaagttcaagggggccgaatactttcgcaaggcactgtatgtttggtAGTGACACTTCTTAAAAATACATGAAGATATACCAACTCCCTCACACCAAAATGTTTGCAGACAGACTACTCACCATGTGGTCATGCTAGAGAGGATTGTGATCCCGTCATCTATAGTGATATTTGTATGGGTGTGGCTTAAAGCATATTCATTCTACAGTATTTTAATGTATGTTTCGGCAGTGACATAAAAAAGGTAGGAcagcatttttttggggggggaaagatgtttaaaaataaacaaaactaCTAattagataataataataatataacaacTTAAGATGTTCTTTAGAAATAGCGTTAAAAACATTTCAATCTTGAATTGCTTTATTTTCAAACATGAAGTTCAGGAGTCAGTGTTTGGCACCGCCATCTCTCAATACAAAGGTGTATAAACAATTACATTGTACTATATTAATGTAGCATTATGTTTGTTATTGCTTTGAATTGGATTAGAACATTTCATGCATGATGTAAACAAAATTAGTTGTAATTCTGTAATTCATGGGTAGAATTACCCATGTAAGCAGGAACCTAAACCAAGGCAACGGGACTGATCTTACAGCTGGGCTGAGAGTCAAAATGAGCCAATTTACTTTCCATACTTTTGTTGCATGTGAATGCCCACGGATTGAGCCCTGCATCCCTGGAGACTGCCATCTTCCTGCGGCTGCTCATCCCTGGAGACTGCCATCTTCCTGCGGCTGCTCATCCCTGGAGACTGCCATCTTCCTGCGGCTGCTCATCACCCGAATTCCAAGTCGCAGTGACCTGCACAAACTCAAAGGGCaatgttttttaaaacatttcttTTGCAGTATGGAAGGAGCATATCTTTGCAATGTCCTTGTTAGGAACTGGATCGGGGTAACAATAATATCTGTCCCTGGCATTGGGTCAAAGAGGGCCCCAAGGGCATGGTCTCTGGCCATATGGACTTCATTACAACTGTTATGTAATGTAACTGTAACTTACCACCACTAGAATTGCTTTTCTCAAATGAATAGTGTACAATGAATATTGTTGATACAATGATATGTTCTAAATCTTCTATATATGCTATTACCTAGAAAACAATATCTCACAACACAACAGAGTCAAAAGGTTGATTCTCAGTAGTCAGCTAGCCTAGTATTTAAGTTGTTTGTTTTAATTGGCAAAGGGAAGCATGCAATCAATATGGTAATGCTTCACCACTTAGTTAACAGATTTCAGTCAttgtgtctttaaaaaaaaaaaaatcagtgtAGCTGAGATACTAAATATTACACTATATACAGAtatgtgtacatgcacatttaGTAAGTTATTATTCAATATGTGTAAATGTTATCAGAATTGActtaaagggcaattccaccacttttcaacctgatattcattatctccagcaccatacCAGTGTGTGCAAACGGCACATTTCTATGTTCATAATATATTCATAATGGCTGACATCATTGAGTAGGATTAAAAGTAACACACATTTCATGCCAGGGCGTGGGAATTTTCCCGCTCCCCGCGTCACAGCCAATCTCAGCGTTTTGAAAATCGGTGTTATTACATCTTTCATTTTGATGACATCAAATTGCTATTTTTAACTACTACAAAATGTACAATTGCGCCGTTTTCACACGTCGACACTGGTTATGGTGCTGGAGAAGATTTTTTATTGTGATCTTGGCACAAACTAGAAATAACACCAGTGGGTTGTAAATGCAGTTCATCTTCAATTCTGTCTTATTAACCATCTATTCTATGGTATTTCAGTCTTGGTGACGGAGAGTAGAGGCTCCGCTGGTGTAGCTCATCTTGCGACAGTACTGTAGTCGTCATAGCATGACATGAAAAGTCATCATTTCAAACACATTTAAACACTTGTCATTTAGAAATAAATAATTTACAGCTTGGGGGTGTTTCTCAATCTCTCCAGCAAATGTTCTGTAGCAAACTCCAAAGTCCATCAGTGGCTGTTAGAATATACACAACATATGGATTAACATTTCCCCTGGCACACTTGGTGGCTTTCAGGTAGAAGTTGTGCTAGATGTATTGCACATTAAACTCAGAATGAAATAACATTTTATATTAAACAAATCTTGTCTGTGCTACATTGTTCAGTTAGTAACACCCTATGGACGATAGACACTTCTTCCACCGGTATAAACATTAACGAGACTCAAAAACACATATTGCTCAGGCCTAAGGAATCACAAGTCCAAGCTTAAACAGGCTATCAACCAACTGTCATGATTGTTTTTCTTGGCCTTCCTATAGAGAAATGGGAGACGCTGTAACATCTAGAGGAATTTCCCCTATCATGTCTACCTATGTGCTATTTGGAAGAGAGAACACCAACGACTTGAATACATTTTTTCTGAATAAAACTTTATTGAACATAAATGTACCACATTCAACTGGGATATTGCAGAGGTAGAGGAAAGACGTACGTAGCATACATGAAGTGAACACTTGGAGCTCAAGCCTAAGCGTGTTTAAAGTAATTAGAAATAGTATGAAGGTGAATACAGAATAATGAACACAGAATACAGACAAAATGAGGCTCTCTTTCTAGACTAAATGCAGATGTATTGTGCAATAGCATTATTTCGTCATGGCACAGAACTAACATGGCCCCTTTCACTTTAAGATTTTGAAGCCAGGAGAGTAGGGGCTCCACTGTGGTAACTCATTGTGTTACAGTGTTCTACTCTTGTTGTCATCATATCCTGAAATTCACAAGGGGAAATAAACAGGTTAATATTCTGCTTTAATAACATTCACAATATATATTTGTCTTCAAAATCAACTTTTACTCAATAATGTGATGGAACAAATCCCTGCAATTACTGTCCGTTTCTGAATTAGATAAGAGTTCACCTTGTGATATTGTCCTTAATCTTCATAGGAACTAGTTTATAGACAATTCTATCATTTTCTTCATAATCATATTTAGTTATAGAATTTGACTGGTGATTGATTGAAACAGTTTAGTGTCGGGGGAAGGGACAACTAGCGATCCAACAAACCTCTGTAAGTGCTGGTTTGTGGACACAGTGGATATACGGTTTTGGATCCTTCTCAATCTCTCCAGCAAAGGTTTTGTAGCAGACTGAACAGTCTATCAATGGCTGTAGAAATATACACAATATGACAGCATTATATGTACATTACAATTCCATGCTGTAGACTTAGATGTGTATAACTTATGGGATTTTATGAAAGCCGTAAGGTTATTGATGATTCAGCTCAACTGTGCCCAGACAGTTCCAGGTACTCACTCGGTCATTCCTGAACTTGCATTGCGTGGAGTCAACCGTTCCCTTTGGGCACTTGGTGGCTTTCAGGTAGAAGCTGTGATAAATGTAGCTCACATCAAATCCAGGCTAGAGGAAGAAAATGTATATCAATGAGTAGACTAAACAACCATAAACATTTACCAGGTCTACACAAAACGCAGTCTTGCCACAGTCCTCAGAAAAACAACCTCCCGGCAATAGAAACCTCAATGGTTTTCAGCACAAGGTTTTTTACCTCTATGTCGGACTTCAGGAGACTCTTGAAGAAGAGAAAATGGTGTTTGACTCCAGCGTGAGAGTTGAGTTGTTGCAGAGCCAGATCCACTCCTTTCCTGTAGTTATCGGGGAGTTTATTATAAGCCTCCTGAGCCTCAGTAGAAGACAGCAGGACTCCAGCACTAACCAACAACAGCAGTAATAGAGCAGCCATCTTCCTCCCAGTGTGTGCGAAGCAGCCTGACTGAGGTTATTGTTCTGTGTGAAGACCACCCACTCCACTTCAAGGAGGAACACTAACTCAGACAAACAAAAGGGAAAGAGCCTCGAATGTGTTTTTGGAGAGGGATTGAGCAATCAAGGATAATGTGCAGGCCTGGTCATGCGTTGTTTTTGACCTAGTTACAAGAAGGAAGTTGGTTTCAACATGAGAATCTGGAAGTTTCAATTTCTATATTTCAACATAAATAGTTTTGTATTAGCCACAGCATACATGAAGTGAACATGTATTGgcattgtaaaatgtattttctgtATGATCCTGTAACTTTTAACTGTACTCATCTTGTTATGAATAATATATGTTGGTTGAATTGTTAAAGAACACTACAGCAGTGATGTTTAATCGAAATTGGTCTTTATTTATTGGTCATCAATATTTTAACTatttacactaccggtcaaaagttttagaacacccactcattcaagtaaaaaaaaaaaactaaactatgaaataacacctatggaatcatgtagtaaccaaaaaagtgttacatcaaaatacatttctgcagcaatacaccattcCATCtgttttgggcttagtgggactatcatttgtttttcaacaggacaatgacccaacacacttccaggctgtgtaagggctatttgaccaagaaggagagtgatgcatcagatgacctggcctccacaatcccccgacctcaaccaaattgagatagtttgggaagAGTCGGAGCACAGAGTgaatggaaaagcagccaacaagtgctcagcatgtgggaaccccttcaaaactgttggaaaagcattccaggtatagctggttgagagaatgccaagagtgtgtaaagctgtcatcaaggcaaagggtggctatttgacaaatcttttgatttgtttaacacttttggttagtATATGATTCCacgtgttacttcatagttttgaggtcttcactattattctacaatgttgaaaatagtgaaaataaagatcagttgaatgagtaggtgttctaaaacctttgaccggtagtgtatgtacaCTGAACATAAGCAATGAACACCCAGAATGCTTTGTGTTTCTTTTAAAATGGAACTGCATTATAGCAATGCTTCCTTGGGCACTGACAATCATGTACAGAACACATTCCCTCCATCCATTCCgttttccattaaaaaaaaaaatgttgcacACCACCATTTTGTCCATGGTCATCAATTACTGCAACATCTTTTAAAACATCTGCACAACACCCTTCAAACACTCAAGACAACACATAGTGTCACATTGCAATACATGTGAGGGATCAGGACCTGTATTCATGAAGAGTGAGTAGGAGTGCTAGGATCAGATCCCCTCTGTTCATATCTTATTCAGTAGGATCTAAAATGGAAATCTGATCCCATcatcactcctactctgagacatgtTGTGAATGCAGGCCTTGATCTATGGGCATTCTAAAAGTGAAAACAAATTGAACTTGAGTGACATactggaaaaaatatatatgacgGCTATGACGGATTCAGGTGATAAATGTCACAATCACATATCATATACATTCACGTGCAGCTGTAGATCAATTCAGGCACAAATAAAGGACTTCGAATGCGTTTACACCGGCAGCCGGATTCTGATATTCTTTCCActtattggtcttttgaccaaaaATATCAGAGTTGGGCTGCCTGTAGCCATAGACCGTGGGAATATGGAGCCAAGTATAGCTTAGTTGAGGTGCACAGAAAGATACATTTTTGAACTTTTACTGTTGAAAAGGCAATATCCCAAgaataaatacagtaaagtacacacactaaaggaTAAAAAAAAGGTTAAGGAGTTGGTCTGAAGGGGAGTAGTGAGGTCTTCGGCCTCCCCCCTGCTTGAGAAACAATAAAGAGGCAATAAAGAACAAAAGACAGACATGAGGTCCAGTCTTCACAATCAATGActgcatttcaggtaaaaaaaACTATATTCATAGGTCTAACTCCAGACATCCGTATATATTAGAAACATCTTTAAAAAGGCTTTAAGCCATCCCCCTGGCATCAATCTTAGTAAACCCAGAACTTAAGTCGTGCGTAATTGGTCAGATGTTCAATTAAGATCTGGGTCCATAAGTGTTAAGAGAAGAGATAGAACGAGGATCAGAACCGAAAACAAAAGAACTCTACCCTTTCTCTTTGCAAGTTACAGGCAAGTATATGAGCCAAATGTCCCTGCTCCATCCGAAATATGCTAACGCCTGCAAAAATCAGGATttgtccaaataaccagtgacaAAAAACCCAAGCACTGGAACTAATGCTACAGATCTCACACATCCAGTTGTATCATGACAGATCTACAGTACGATTTATGTTTACGTAGTCTTTCCACAAGAGATTACCCTGGCATGGG
Above is a window of Oncorhynchus kisutch isolate 150728-3 linkage group LG18, Okis_V2, whole genome shotgun sequence DNA encoding:
- the LOC109909529 gene encoding uncharacterized protein LOC109909529; protein product: MAALLLLLLVSAGVLLSSTEAQEAYNKLPDNYRKGVDLALQQLNSHAGVKHHFLFFKSLLKSDIEPGFDVSYIYHSFYLKATKCPKGTVDSTQCKFRNDRPLIDCSVCYKTFAGEIEKDPKPYIHCVHKPALTEDMMTTRVEHCNTMSYHSGAPTLLASKS